In one Myripristis murdjan chromosome 5, fMyrMur1.1, whole genome shotgun sequence genomic region, the following are encoded:
- the sirt4 gene encoding NAD-dependent protein lipoamidase sirtuin-4, mitochondrial, whose translation MRLPWRPLTLSPAPGSRASSVPAGMLNFVPASSSIDAQSLERLRGFVARARRLFVISGAGLSTESGIPDYRSEGVGLYARTDRRPMQHAEFIRSARARQRYWARNFVGWPQFSSHEPNSAHMALQQWEERGKVHWLVTQNVDALHSKAGQKKLTELHGCAHRVKCLGCDAISPREELQRRFVALNPDWEAQAGAVAPDGDVFLEEEQVLHFRVPSCSNCGGILKPEVTFFGDTVSKPVVQFVHDRLAESDAVLVTGSSLQVYSGYRFLLAASDRKIPIAILNIGPTRADHLAELKVSARCGQTLSVIQPL comes from the exons ATGCGGCTGCCATGGAGGCCCCTCACACTGAGCCCAGCACCTGGGAGCAGGGCATCCTCAGTCCCTGCAGGTATGTTGAACTTTGTCCCCGCCAGCAGCAGCATCGACGCCCAGTCCCTGGAGCGGCTGCGAGGCTTTGTGGCCCGTGCCAGGCGGCTCTTTGTCATCAGTGGTGCGGGTCTGTCCACAGAGTCAGGCATCCCTGACTACCGCTCAGAGGGCGTTGGACTGTATGCCCGCACTGACAGACGCCCCATGCAGCATGCAGAATTCATCCGCAGTGCCAGAGCTCGTCAGCGCTACTGGGCCAGGAACTTTGTGGGGTGGCCACAGTTCTCCTCCCATGAGCCAAACTCGGCACACATGGCCCTGCAGCAGTGGGAGGAGAGGGGCAAGGTGCACTGGCTGGTCACTCAGAATGTGGATGCACTTCATTCAAAGGCGGGGCAAAAAAAGCTGACTGAACTCCATGGCTGTGCACACAG GGTGAAATGTCTCGGCTGTGATGCCATCTCGCCAagggaggagctgcagaggagatTTGTGGCACTGAACCCCGACTGGGAAGCTCAGGCAGGTGCCGTGGCCCCTGACGGTGACGTCTTCCTTGAGGAAGAGCAGGTCCTCCATTTCAGAGTTCCCTCCTGTAGTAACTGTGGGGGGATACTGAAGCCTGAAGTTACATTTTTTGGAGATACTGTGAGCAAACCGGTGGTGCAGTTTGTGCATGACAGACTGGCAGAGTCAGACGCGGTGCTCGTCACTGGATCCTCATTGCAG GTATATTCAGGATACAGGTTCTTACTGGCAGCAAGTGATAGGAAAATCCCAATTGCCATCTTGAACATTGGGCCCACGAGGGCAGACCACCTCGCAGAGCTGAAAGTGAGTGCCCGATGTGGGCAAACGCTATCGGTGATTCAGCCTCTCTGA
- the tspo gene encoding translocator protein yields MWMPMIGLTALPHLGGLYGGYITRKEVKTWYPTLQKPSWRPPNAAFPVVWTCLYTGMGYGSYLVWKELGGFTEDALVPMGLYGLQLALNWAWTPIFFGAHKLKWALIEIVMLTGTVGATMLSWYPISRTATLLLAPYLSWLCLATSLNYCIWRDNPEKKEE; encoded by the exons ATGTGGATGCCCATGATTGGCCTGACTGCCCTGCCACACCTTGGAGGGCTCTATGGCGGCTACATCACACGCAAAGAAGTGAAGACCTGGTACCCGACCCTTCAGAAACCATCGTGGCGCCCGCCAAATGCAGCTTTCCCTGTTGTGTGGACTTGTCTGTATACGGGCATGGG CTATGGTTCCTACCTGGTGTGGAAGGAGCTTGGAGGCTTCACTGAAGATGCACTGGTGCCCATGGGACTTTATGGGCTGCAGCTCGCACTAAACTGGGCCTGGACCCCCATCTTCTTTGGTGCACACAAGCTGAAATGG GCTCTCATTGAGATTGTGATGCTCACTGGAACTGTTGGAGCGACCATGCTCTCCTGGTATCCCATCAGCCGCACCGCCACCCTGCTGCTGGCACCCTACCTGTCATGGCTGTGCCTCGCCACCTCCCTCAACTACTGCATATGGAGAGACAACCCCGAGAAGAAAGAGGAATAG
- the frs3 gene encoding fibroblast growth factor receptor substrate 2, translating to MGSCWSCLYRDPIRDNHLTKFKVTNVDDEGNELGSGTMELTQTELILHTRKRDAIRWPYLCLRRYGYDSNLFSFESGRRCQTGQGIFAFKCSRAEEIFNLLQELMQCNSINVVEESMMMTRSGHTPEMDMPRTPQTPNTPAFPVQGFPNGYPGYPIRGDSSQPSLADDHGHSLMGLEDQAHTYVNTVSMEGDLSMRHCVHSLPEVRPSSFPETARGAMPVGSQGNAQSNLRCCPMEDHKDPQVFLQPSSQEVKFMLGPTPAQRHLLERERERERLGHNPLNLQPVEGATGSETEGDEPSMHMCNSHSYHHFHHLMHRHPGHEHQEGCQSSQLTYENINGLRSGRKQRLSPSSISQSVGSSSSSSTGDSHSHSLLHSHSHGPSSLPPQGYPCERGMGGGHRRTALLNYENLPSLPPVWEYSALQREEEQEDEDDDQDEEEYEEEEEDFDEYEFSEGPGTPNGYHQEGRGIHRDALQNYVNTEQVQPLRLRHACPPHPQPCQSDRGGRIFSFDFRRRSGAGVGGCEHGHMPPSRQLNYIQVDLEGEPPCQALSSGGAQTQPQHQRLPPQKCGQQAPRRSEFYAVIDLKKTAAMSNLQKALPRDDGTSRKTRHNSTDLPL from the exons ATGGGGAGCTGTTGGAGTTGTCTGTACAGAGACCCCATTCGAGACAACCATCTCACCAAATTTAAG GTCACCAATGTGGATGATGAGGGCAACGAGTTGGGTTCTGGGACCATGGAGCTCACACAGACGGAGCTCATCCTTCACACACGCAAGAGGGATGCCATCCGGTGGCCGTATCTCTGCCTACGTCGCTACGGCTACGACTCcaaccttttttcttttgagagTGGTCGCCGCTGTCAGACCGGGCAGG GAATCTTCGCCTTCAAATGTTCGCGGGCGGAGGAGATCTTCAATCTGCTCCAGGAGCTGATGCAGTGTAACAGCATCAATGTTGTAGAAGAGTCGATGATGATGACTCGCAGCGGTCACACACCAGAGATGGACATGCCTCGCACACCGCAGACTCCCAACA CTCCAGCATTCCCTGTTCAGGGTTTTCCAAATGGATATCCTGGTTATCCAATCAGAGGTGATTCCTCCCAACCCTCTCTTGCTGATGATCATGGCCACAGCCTCATGGGCTTGGAAGACCAG gCCCACACCTATGTAAATACTGTTAGTATGGAGGGGGATCTCTCCATGCGTCACTGTGTGCACTCCCTACCTGAGGTGCGGCCCAGCTCTTTTCCTGAAACAGCACGGGGAGCCATGCCTGTTGGGAGCCAAGGAAATGCGCAGTCCAACTTGCGCTGCTGTCCCATGGAGGACCATAAGGATCCTCAGGTGTTCCTACAGCCGTCCTCGCAGGAGGTTAAATTCATGTTGGGCCCCACTCCGGCGCAACGCCATCTACTGgagcgggagagagaaagggagagacttGGGCACAATCCTCTCAACCTTCAGCCTGTAGAGGGTGCAACAGGCTCGGAGACGGAAGGAGACGAGCCCTCTATGCACATGTGCAACTCTCACTCTTATCACCATTTCCATCATCTCATGCACCGGCATCCAGGCCATGAGCACCAGGAGGGTTGCCAGAGTAGCCAGCTCACTTATGAGAACATCAACGGCCTGAGGAGTGGCCGAAAGCAGAGGCTGAGTCCAAGCAGCATATCCCAGTCTGTGGGttcgagcagcagcagcagcactggggACAGTCACTCCCACTCCCTCCTCCATTCACACTCTCATGGTCCGTCTTCTCTGCCCCCGCAGGGCTACCCTTGTGAGCGAGGTATGGGTGGAGGTCACCGTCGGACAGCTCTGCTTAACTATGAGAACCTGCCCTCTCTGCCTCCGGTGTGGGAGTACAGCGCTCTGCAGCGggaagaagagcaggaggatGAAGACGATGACCAGGATGAAGAGGAGTacgaggaagaagaggaagacttTGACGAGTACGAGTTCTCGGAAGGTCCTGGGACACCCAACGGTTACCATCAGGAAGGCCGGGGTATCCACAGAGATGCCCTGCAGAACTACGTCAACACAGAGCAGGTCCAGCCACTCCGGCTCCGACACGCCTGCCCCCCGCATCCCCAGCCGTGTCAGTCCGACAGAGGGGGGCGAATATTTAGCTTTGATTTCCGCAGACGATCAGGGGCGGGGGTCGGAGGCTGCGAGCACGGCCATATGCCTCCATCGCGGCAGCTGAATTACATCCAGGTGGACTTAGAGGGAGAGCCTCCCTGCCAAGCCCTCAGCAGTGGGGGTGCCCAGACCCAGCCACAGCACCAGCGCCTACCACCCCAAAAATGTGGCCAACAGGCACCCCGGCGTAGTGAATTCTACGCCGTCATTGACCTAAAGAAGACAGCTGCCATGTCCAACCTGCAGAAAGCTCTGCCCAGGGATGATGGGACTTCCCGAAAGACTCGCCACAACAGCACAGACCTGCCTCTGTAA
- the uqcc2 gene encoding ubiquinol-cytochrome-c reductase complex assembly factor 2 isoform X1, producing MKMDALGTHRFPLCRHARLMLIPCRLGHKPCRFLHAISDPEKCDQMYESLARINGNVYRERFPRVRDTSFTGVTVEECRLLLSGSMQQMQQMDEAKKGLWKTLMERFSSKSPDEAPEKTPEK from the exons atgaaaatggatgCATTGGGCACCCACAGGTTCCCACTCTGCAGACATGCCCGCCTTATGCTGATCCCATGCAGATTGGGCCATaaaccatgcaggtttttgcatgcg atcTCAGATCCAGAGAAGTGCGACCAGATGTATGAGAGCTTGGCCCGCATCAACGGCAACGTGTACAGAGAACGA TTCCCCCGTGTGAGAGACACAAGCTTCACTGGAGTCACAGTGGAAGAGTGCAGATTGCTTTTGTCAG GGAGCATGCAGCAGATGCAGCAAATGGATGAGGCAAAAAAGGGCTTGTGGAAGACTTTAATGGAGCGATTCTCCTCCAAATCTCCAGATGAAGCTCCAGAGAAAACTCCTGAAAAATag
- the c5h1orf74 gene encoding UPF0739 protein C1orf74 homolog, giving the protein MSTQKLFVAAARKCLSVGRKYLSIPLSLDVAVQVLAVDLGLKPALLYDINSSSAEQVQQYLITLQSAQLVSRSLVTLVVSGNIFIVNLAMVKANLEQLLDRSSVAVIDVCHSLEKPSITDALSGDLKSMTQDLLAILSGFAQLSEVEKPLYIGEQSEKWNLCTLFGILLGYPVTYWFDQNKSFENCLAMTPLTVTTASVTWQAGSEGHRCCLYSFSVPAALHEATQSALEEWTVSLQERFQQQTVLKDLSVCKSVVTLPSVCL; this is encoded by the coding sequence ATGTCCACTCAAAAGCTGTTTGTTGCCGCCGCTCGCAAATGTTTGTCTGTTGGAAGGAAGTACCTTTCCATCCCCCTGAGCCTGGACGTGGCTGTCCAGGTCTTGGCTGTTGACTTGGGCTTGAAACCGGCTCTGCTGTACGAtataaacagcagcagtgcagagcAAGTGCAGCAGTATCTGATCACACTGCAGTCTGCCCAACTCGTGTCCCGATCTCTTGTCACACTGGTAGTAAGTGgtaacatttttattgttaatcTAGCAATGGTAAAGGCAAATTTAGAACAGCTGCTTGACAGGAGCAGTGTGGCTGTGATTGATGTTTGCCACTCACTGGAAAAGCCAAGCATCACTGACGCACTGAGTGGAGATTTAAAAAGCATGACACAGGATTTACTGGCCATTTTAAGTGGGTTTGCACAACTGTCCGAGGTAGAGAAACCTCTTTATATTGGAGAGCAATCCGAGAAGTGGAACTTGTGCACCCTCTTTGGCATTTTATTGGGTTACCCGGTCACCTACTGGTTTGATCAGAACAAGAGCTTTGAAAACTGCCTGGCGATGACACCGCTAACAGTGACTACGGCTTCAGTGACGTGGCAGGCGGGCTCTGAGGGCCACAGATGCTGCCTGTACTCCTTCAGTGTCCCGGCTGCTCTGCATGAAGCGACTCAGTCCGCCCTGGAAGAGTGGACCGTTAGTCTTCAAGAGAGATTTCAGCAGCAAACGGTGTTAAAGGATCTCAGTGTCTGCAAATCTGTAGTCACACTGCCCTCAGTCTGTCTATGA
- the uqcc2 gene encoding ubiquinol-cytochrome-c reductase complex assembly factor 2 isoform X2: MSATRYRRFLKLCEEWPRDEYKKGRDLGTFLRQRVAATFREGENTQISDPEKCDQMYESLARINGNVYRERFPRVRDTSFTGVTVEECRLLLSGSMQQMQQMDEAKKGLWKTLMERFSSKSPDEAPEKTPEK, translated from the exons ATGTCGGCCACCAGGTATCGTCGCTTCTTGAAACTGTGTGAGGAGTGGCCCCGGGATGAGTACAAGAAAGGCCGGGACTTGGGCACGTTTCTGCGGCAGAGGGTGGCGGCTACGTTCCGTGAGGGGGAAAACACGCAG atcTCAGATCCAGAGAAGTGCGACCAGATGTATGAGAGCTTGGCCCGCATCAACGGCAACGTGTACAGAGAACGA TTCCCCCGTGTGAGAGACACAAGCTTCACTGGAGTCACAGTGGAAGAGTGCAGATTGCTTTTGTCAG GGAGCATGCAGCAGATGCAGCAAATGGATGAGGCAAAAAAGGGCTTGTGGAAGACTTTAATGGAGCGATTCTCCTCCAAATCTCCAGATGAAGCTCCAGAGAAAACTCCTGAAAAATag